A single genomic interval of Streptomyces sp. NBC_00663 harbors:
- a CDS encoding ABC transporter permease encodes MSHSTVPRSRTEADTTAKTPVASGGATGSSRKRRQGRLSLRLRIRRDRVLLLMTLPAVVLVLLFNYVPILGNVVAFQDYDPYISDNGVVSMLHSPWVGLENFQRIFADSSFWSAVQNTLVLFFLQLLLFFPIPILLALLINSVVRPRVRAIAQAVLYLPHFFSWVLVIAVFQQLLGGAGLLSTLLRDHGYDGLDIMTDPNTFKFLVTAQSVWKDAGWGIIVFLAALASVSPDLYEAAAMDGASRWRRMWHVTLPALRPVIALLLVLRVGDALTVGFEQILLQRNAVGPGAAEVLDTFVWWNGVRNQDFGYAAAAGLVKGVISIGLVLAANKVAHLMGEQGVYKK; translated from the coding sequence GTGTCCCACAGCACGGTGCCTCGGAGCAGGACCGAGGCCGACACGACGGCGAAGACCCCGGTGGCGTCCGGCGGCGCCACCGGTTCCAGCAGGAAGCGCCGCCAGGGAAGGCTGAGTCTGCGGCTCAGGATCAGACGCGACCGCGTCCTGCTCCTGATGACGCTGCCGGCCGTCGTCCTGGTACTGCTCTTCAACTACGTGCCGATCCTCGGCAACGTGGTGGCCTTCCAGGACTACGACCCCTACATCAGCGACAACGGCGTCGTGTCCATGCTGCACAGCCCCTGGGTGGGGCTGGAGAACTTCCAGCGGATCTTCGCCGACTCGTCCTTCTGGTCGGCGGTCCAGAACACGCTGGTGCTGTTCTTCCTCCAGCTCCTGCTGTTCTTCCCGATCCCGATCCTGCTCGCGCTGCTCATCAACAGCGTGGTCAGGCCCCGGGTACGGGCCATCGCCCAGGCCGTTCTCTATCTGCCGCACTTCTTCTCGTGGGTGCTGGTGATCGCGGTCTTCCAGCAACTGCTCGGCGGCGCCGGACTGTTGTCGACGCTGCTCCGCGACCACGGCTACGACGGCCTCGACATCATGACCGACCCGAACACCTTCAAGTTCCTCGTCACCGCGCAGTCGGTGTGGAAGGACGCCGGCTGGGGGATCATCGTCTTCCTCGCCGCGCTGGCGTCCGTGAGCCCGGACCTGTACGAGGCCGCCGCCATGGACGGGGCTTCACGGTGGCGCCGCATGTGGCATGTCACCCTGCCCGCGCTGCGGCCGGTGATCGCGCTGCTGCTGGTGCTCAGGGTCGGCGACGCGCTGACCGTCGGCTTCGAACAGATCCTGTTGCAGAGAAACGCGGTGGGACCGGGCGCGGCGGAAGTGCTCGACACCTTCGTGTGGTGGAACGGCGTCCGCAACCAGGACTTCGGCTACGCGGCCGCCGCAGGACTCGTCAAGGGCGTCATCAGCATCGGTCTCGTCCTGGCCGCGAACAAGGTGGCCCATCTCATGGGCGAGCAGGGGGTGTACAAGAAGTGA
- a CDS encoding extracellular solute-binding protein: MTPNAASASSGPSRRSFLASTAVATAAVAGGMPLLAACGGSDSGSRDGTTSDKDAKKILPAYVASNVVTPDIPAKNGSAIGFTSKLDLATLKTSVEKKLGKGGKVTVMSPFWGSPPKSDNAYYKAMNDLIGVDVQWQNQDGNTYEQKLGAVLASSDVPDVVVVPGWNMNGKIPTAIISKFADLGPYLSGDAVKDYPNLAAIPTGAWQRSIFGGKLRGLPMPAPWAPSIVPLYRQDIFEKEGYEIPKSCDEFMALAKEITNAKAKRWACLDMKWTAWQAFGVFSGSEKPLWWDMVDGKLVNRIETDQYLEAIEWSRKLFEAGVVHPDSKMGKNAPDPGPKFAAGEFLIYPNNISQWWSRTAEQATQNPDFKIWGMDVWGHDGGNPTIYAEQPAGIFAFVNKKASESVIRDVLAVANTTAAPYGTKEYMMTNYGVEGTHYTVKDGVPTKTDQGNLDVMNAYVMVASPAATIAHPDFPAVAKGQVEWEQRMGAFTKKSAFWGMQITEPNRYTNLANDFEQLEDDIVRGRKKISDMQQAVSDWKSKGGDKLRDWYKQILDENGSAAG; the protein is encoded by the coding sequence ATGACGCCGAACGCCGCTTCCGCCTCCTCCGGGCCCAGCCGGAGAAGCTTCCTCGCCTCCACGGCGGTAGCCACCGCCGCGGTGGCCGGAGGGATGCCGCTCCTCGCCGCCTGCGGCGGCTCGGACAGCGGATCGCGCGACGGCACCACGTCGGACAAGGACGCCAAGAAGATCCTTCCGGCCTATGTGGCCAGCAACGTGGTGACGCCCGACATCCCCGCCAAGAACGGCTCCGCGATCGGCTTCACCAGCAAGCTGGACCTCGCCACGCTGAAGACGTCGGTGGAGAAGAAGCTCGGCAAGGGCGGCAAGGTCACCGTCATGTCGCCGTTCTGGGGCTCCCCGCCCAAGAGCGACAACGCCTACTACAAGGCGATGAACGACCTGATCGGCGTCGACGTCCAGTGGCAGAACCAGGACGGAAACACCTACGAGCAGAAGCTCGGCGCGGTCCTCGCCTCCAGCGACGTCCCGGACGTGGTGGTCGTCCCCGGCTGGAACATGAACGGCAAGATCCCCACCGCCATCATCAGCAAGTTCGCCGACCTCGGCCCGTACCTGTCCGGCGACGCGGTCAAGGACTACCCGAACCTCGCCGCGATCCCGACGGGTGCCTGGCAGCGCTCCATCTTCGGCGGCAAGCTGCGCGGACTGCCGATGCCGGCGCCGTGGGCCCCCAGCATCGTCCCGCTGTACCGCCAGGACATCTTCGAGAAGGAAGGGTACGAAATACCCAAGTCCTGCGACGAGTTCATGGCGCTGGCCAAGGAGATCACCAACGCCAAGGCCAAGCGCTGGGCGTGCCTGGACATGAAGTGGACCGCCTGGCAGGCCTTCGGTGTCTTCTCCGGCAGCGAGAAGCCGCTGTGGTGGGACATGGTCGACGGCAAGCTGGTCAACCGCATCGAGACCGACCAGTACCTCGAGGCGATCGAATGGTCCCGCAAGCTGTTCGAGGCGGGCGTCGTCCACCCCGACTCCAAGATGGGCAAGAACGCCCCCGACCCCGGGCCCAAGTTCGCGGCGGGCGAGTTCCTGATCTACCCCAACAACATCTCCCAGTGGTGGAGCCGCACCGCCGAACAGGCCACCCAGAACCCGGACTTCAAGATCTGGGGCATGGACGTCTGGGGCCACGACGGCGGCAACCCCACCATCTACGCCGAGCAGCCCGCCGGCATCTTCGCCTTCGTCAACAAGAAGGCCTCCGAGTCGGTCATCCGTGACGTCCTCGCCGTCGCCAACACCACCGCGGCGCCGTACGGCACCAAGGAGTACATGATGACCAACTACGGTGTGGAGGGCACCCATTACACCGTCAAGGACGGCGTGCCCACCAAGACCGACCAGGGCAACCTCGACGTGATGAACGCCTACGTCATGGTCGCGAGCCCCGCCGCGACGATCGCGCACCCCGACTTCCCCGCGGTCGCCAAGGGCCAGGTCGAGTGGGAGCAGCGGATGGGCGCCTTCACCAAGAAGTCCGCCTTCTGGGGCATGCAGATCACCGAGCCCAACCGCTACACCAACCTCGCCAACGACTTCGAGCAGCTGGAGGACGACATCGTCCGCGGCCGCAAGAAGATCAGCGACATGCAGCAGGCGGTCTCCGACTGGAAGAGCAAGGGCGGCGACAAACTGCGCGACTGGTACAAGCAGATCCTCGACGAGAACGGCTCCGCGGCCGGCTGA
- a CDS encoding glycoside hydrolase family 3 C-terminal domain-containing protein, with translation MTAQPTPTPPFRDPQLPFAKRIDDLLSRLTLDEKTAFLHQFAPAVERLGIAAFRTGQEALHGVAWMGPATVFPQAVGLAATWNTDLVRRVGDAVSKEVRAMRARDDRVGLNVWSPTVNLLRHPLWGRNEEGYSEDPKLTSAIATAYTHGLRGDHPTYWRTAPVLKHWLAHNNETDRATSSSSVRPRVLHEYDLRAFRETVEAGAVAGVMPSYNLVNGRPNHVSPYLREHLRTWTDEDLLVCSDAGAPSNLVDFEHYFDTHEEATAASLLAGVDSFTDHGTDNSLIVGRLKRAYEQGLLSEADIDTAVRRQLSVRFRLGEFDGYDEPGAYDTPEHRALAQEAAEQAVVLLRNDGVLPLAPDTRLAVVGLLADECKLDWYSGTLIHRSTPLEGLYERFGAERVEFAEGVDRVRLRTSTGAFLHVPAADADDEVRGVEGALDPALLAGRTDLPPLTTDPAGTELALVDWGEGLLTLRAPDGRYLSVAGDGYVRASADQPGGWVVQETFRLEPHENGHLLRHVGTGRHISVAADGVKVADENPEISGDPEIFELIIAEHGRDAVARVAAEADVVLVVAGNDPHLGGRETEDRTTLALPAHQERLLRAARTANPNTVLALVSAYPYAVEPGPLRAVLWTAHGGQAAGTALARVLAGDVSPAGRLPQTWYTDDAGLPDLLDYDVIGGRQTYLYYEGTPLFPFGHGLSYASFAYADLNSRVEEGTLRVSFTVTNTGDVTADEVAQLYTRAVDPSVPRPRRQLLAHRRVTLTPGEKTGVDFEVPLPELEFWDVAQGRARLEPGPYDVLVGASSEDVRLRTTIVLDGEPGTPRPVAGRGLDGADFDEQSGAEIVDRTRTTGDAVTPAPDRTAELLYRACDFGPGVTEVTVTVAGEGTVEVSLDGGTAAAALSPRTPTSGPYDYVTLAAELAVSGVHDVHLRLRGPLRLAHVGFSG, from the coding sequence GTGACCGCACAGCCGACGCCCACACCGCCCTTCCGCGATCCGCAGCTGCCCTTCGCGAAGCGCATCGACGATCTGCTGTCGCGGCTCACCCTCGACGAGAAGACCGCGTTCCTGCACCAGTTCGCGCCGGCCGTGGAGCGCCTCGGCATCGCCGCGTTCCGCACCGGCCAGGAGGCACTGCACGGCGTGGCCTGGATGGGCCCGGCGACGGTGTTCCCGCAGGCCGTCGGTCTCGCCGCGACCTGGAACACGGATCTCGTACGACGGGTCGGCGACGCGGTGTCGAAGGAGGTCCGCGCGATGCGGGCGCGCGACGACCGCGTGGGCCTCAACGTCTGGTCGCCGACCGTCAACCTCCTGCGCCACCCGCTGTGGGGCCGCAACGAGGAGGGCTACTCGGAGGACCCGAAACTGACGTCCGCGATCGCCACCGCGTACACCCACGGACTGCGCGGCGACCACCCGACCTACTGGCGCACCGCCCCCGTCCTCAAGCACTGGCTGGCCCACAACAACGAGACGGACCGGGCCACTTCGTCCAGCTCGGTGCGCCCGCGCGTGCTGCACGAGTACGACCTTCGCGCCTTCCGCGAGACCGTCGAGGCGGGTGCGGTGGCCGGGGTGATGCCCTCGTACAACCTGGTCAACGGCCGTCCCAACCACGTCAGTCCGTATCTGCGCGAGCACCTTCGCACCTGGACGGACGAGGACCTGCTGGTCTGCTCGGACGCGGGCGCGCCCTCCAACCTGGTCGACTTCGAGCACTACTTCGACACCCACGAGGAGGCCACGGCCGCCTCGCTGCTGGCCGGCGTCGACAGCTTCACCGACCACGGCACGGACAACTCGCTGATCGTCGGGCGGCTCAAGAGGGCCTACGAGCAGGGCCTGCTGAGCGAGGCCGACATCGACACGGCGGTCCGCCGTCAGCTCTCGGTCCGGTTCCGGCTCGGCGAGTTCGACGGCTACGACGAGCCGGGCGCCTACGACACCCCCGAGCACCGGGCCCTCGCCCAGGAGGCGGCCGAGCAGGCGGTCGTCCTGCTGCGCAACGACGGGGTGCTGCCGCTCGCGCCGGACACCCGGCTCGCCGTGGTCGGTCTGCTCGCCGACGAGTGCAAGCTCGACTGGTACAGCGGCACCCTGATCCACCGGTCCACCCCGCTGGAGGGCCTGTACGAGCGGTTCGGCGCCGAGCGCGTGGAGTTCGCGGAGGGCGTGGACCGCGTCCGCCTGCGGACCTCGACCGGCGCCTTCCTCCACGTACCGGCCGCGGACGCCGACGACGAGGTGCGCGGCGTCGAGGGCGCCCTGGACCCGGCGCTGCTCGCGGGCCGCACCGACCTGCCGCCGCTGACCACGGACCCGGCCGGCACCGAACTCGCGCTCGTCGACTGGGGCGAGGGGCTGCTGACGCTGCGCGCCCCCGACGGCCGCTATCTCTCGGTCGCCGGGGACGGCTATGTCCGCGCCTCCGCCGACCAGCCCGGAGGGTGGGTCGTCCAGGAGACGTTCCGGCTCGAACCCCATGAGAACGGACACCTCCTCAGGCACGTCGGTACGGGTCGCCACATCTCTGTCGCCGCCGACGGAGTAAAGGTTGCCGACGAGAATCCGGAAATCTCCGGGGACCCGGAGATCTTCGAGCTGATCATCGCCGAGCACGGCAGGGACGCGGTGGCCCGGGTCGCCGCAGAGGCGGACGTGGTCCTGGTGGTCGCGGGCAACGACCCGCATCTGGGCGGCCGTGAGACCGAGGACCGTACGACCCTCGCGCTCCCCGCGCACCAGGAGCGGCTGCTGCGTGCCGCCCGTACGGCCAACCCGAACACGGTGCTGGCCCTGGTCTCCGCCTACCCGTACGCGGTCGAGCCCGGACCGCTGCGCGCCGTGCTCTGGACGGCGCACGGCGGCCAGGCCGCGGGCACCGCCCTGGCCCGGGTCCTGGCCGGGGACGTCTCCCCCGCGGGCCGCCTCCCGCAGACCTGGTACACGGACGACGCCGGCCTGCCCGACCTGCTCGACTACGACGTGATCGGCGGCCGGCAGACGTACCTCTACTACGAGGGCACGCCGCTGTTCCCGTTCGGCCATGGCCTGTCGTACGCGTCGTTCGCGTACGCGGACCTGAACTCCCGGGTCGAGGAAGGGACGTTGCGCGTCTCCTTCACGGTCACCAACACCGGCGACGTGACGGCCGACGAGGTCGCCCAGCTCTACACGCGGGCCGTCGACCCGTCGGTGCCGCGCCCGCGCCGCCAGTTGCTCGCGCACCGCCGGGTCACCCTGACGCCGGGCGAGAAGACGGGCGTGGACTTCGAGGTCCCGCTGCCGGAACTGGAGTTCTGGGACGTGGCACAGGGCCGCGCACGTCTCGAACCGGGTCCCTACGACGTACTGGTGGGCGCCTCCAGCGAGGACGTCCGGCTACGCACGACGATCGTCCTGGACGGCGAGCCGGGCACCCCGCGTCCGGTGGCCGGACGCGGCCTGGACGGGGCGGACTTCGACGAGCAGAGCGGTGCCGAGATCGTCGACCGCACGAGGACCACGGGCGACGCGGTGACGCCGGCGCCGGACCGGACGGCCGAACTGCTCTACCGTGCCTGCGACTTCGGGCCGGGCGTCACGGAGGTGACGGTGACCGTGGCGGGCGAGGGCACGGTGGAGGTGTCGCTGGACGGCGGCACGGCGGCGGCCGCGCTCTCACCGCGAACGCCCACGTCGGGACCGTACGACTACGTCACCCTCGCGGCGGAGCTGGCGGTCTCCGGTGTGCACGACGTCCACCTCAGACTGCGCGGCCCGCTGCGGCTCGCGCACGTCGGCTTCTCCGGTTGA
- a CDS encoding aldehyde dehydrogenase family protein: MTSTHAFWLAGRQVTGEDSFDVTSPWDGRVVGKVSVPSDAQTEEAVAAAHAVRDEFAATPAHVRAAALDHVSRRLVERTEEIAQLISAENGKPIKWARGEVGRAVSVFRFAAEEARRFNSGEAQRLDTDLGGQGRLALTRRFPKGVVLGIAPFNFPLNLCAHKIAPAIAAGAPIILKPAPATPLSGLIIGDLLAETELPAGSWSILPVPNDRMPALVQDERLPVISFTGSEKVGYAIMDSVPRKHCTLELGGNGAAVVLGDFASDADLDWAATRIATFSNYQGGQSCISVQRVIADASVYDRLLPRIVAAVEAQVTGDPSDDKTDVGPLVSEDAAKRVEAWVKEAVEAGATLLTGGDRDGASYAPTVLTDVPATTTISCEEVFGPVLTVQKVDGEDAAFEAVNDSKYGLQAGVFTHDLQAAFRAHRALEVGGVVVGDVPSYRADQMPYGGAKQSGVGREGVKFAMDDYTYERVLVLTGLAL, translated from the coding sequence ATGACTTCCACCCACGCCTTCTGGCTCGCCGGCCGCCAGGTCACCGGCGAGGACAGCTTCGACGTCACCTCGCCCTGGGACGGCCGGGTGGTCGGCAAGGTGAGCGTGCCGAGCGACGCGCAGACCGAGGAGGCCGTCGCCGCCGCCCACGCCGTGCGGGACGAGTTCGCCGCCACCCCGGCCCACGTCCGTGCCGCCGCCCTCGACCACGTCAGCCGGCGTCTCGTCGAGCGCACCGAGGAGATCGCGCAGCTCATCTCCGCCGAGAACGGCAAGCCGATCAAGTGGGCCCGCGGCGAGGTCGGCCGGGCCGTCTCCGTGTTCCGGTTCGCAGCGGAGGAGGCGCGGCGCTTCAACAGCGGCGAGGCCCAGCGCCTCGACACCGACCTCGGCGGCCAGGGCCGGCTCGCCCTCACCCGGCGCTTCCCGAAGGGCGTCGTCCTCGGCATCGCGCCCTTCAACTTCCCGCTGAACCTGTGCGCCCACAAGATCGCCCCGGCGATCGCGGCAGGGGCGCCCATCATCCTCAAGCCGGCGCCCGCCACCCCGCTCTCCGGCCTGATCATCGGCGACCTCCTCGCCGAGACCGAGCTGCCGGCCGGCTCCTGGAGCATCCTCCCGGTGCCGAACGACCGGATGCCCGCCCTCGTCCAGGACGAGCGCCTGCCGGTCATCTCCTTCACCGGTTCCGAGAAGGTCGGCTACGCGATCATGGACTCGGTGCCGCGCAAGCACTGCACCCTGGAGCTGGGCGGCAACGGCGCGGCCGTCGTCCTCGGCGACTTCGCGAGCGACGCGGACCTCGACTGGGCCGCCACCCGCATCGCCACCTTCTCCAACTACCAGGGCGGCCAGTCCTGCATCTCCGTGCAGCGGGTCATCGCCGACGCGTCCGTGTACGACCGGCTGCTGCCGCGCATCGTCGCCGCCGTCGAGGCCCAGGTCACCGGTGACCCGAGCGACGACAAGACCGACGTCGGCCCGCTGGTCAGCGAGGACGCGGCCAAGCGCGTCGAGGCGTGGGTGAAGGAGGCCGTCGAGGCCGGCGCCACCCTTCTCACCGGCGGCGACCGCGATGGCGCCTCCTACGCGCCGACCGTCCTCACCGACGTACCGGCGACCACGACGATCTCCTGCGAGGAGGTCTTCGGACCCGTCCTCACCGTGCAGAAGGTCGACGGCGAGGACGCGGCCTTCGAGGCCGTCAACGACTCCAAGTACGGCCTCCAGGCGGGCGTGTTCACCCACGACCTCCAGGCCGCCTTCCGCGCCCACCGCGCCCTTGAGGTCGGCGGCGTCGTCGTCGGTGACGTGCCCTCCTACCGCGCCGACCAGATGCCGTACGGCGGCGCCAAGCAGTCCGGTGTGGGCCGCGAGGGCGTGAAGTTCGCGATGGACGACTACACCTACGAGCGGGTGCTGGTCCTGACGGGGCTCGCTCTCTGA